A window from Salarias fasciatus chromosome 11, fSalaFa1.1, whole genome shotgun sequence encodes these proteins:
- the zp3d.2 gene encoding zona pellucida sperm-binding protein 3d.2, which yields MAGGSPDPGPPPGPPPSPPPPYLRLPVFLDSAQPLVEKRFFSPVQGTGFEPLPERVRAVLLPVRANGAARRRAAGHGVSTWCEPDRVRVRVERRVLGSELQPGALTLGACTASSATGEHLFFDYDVSRVGTRRTLTEDQVVYTNTLRYDPPVRHGPVRRAAPFTVPVACKFNRYQYSYKVGYTPKIRLNKVFKQMQNGARFILTPRNARWERLSPSHRHVLGRPMFFQAEAAPLPPGQRLYVHSCYATPAASHRAAPQFPVVTNFGCMAESKDGRSRFFRHENNVVRFSVDAFLFKGMMGQLYMHCTMSVGSSAPSPTAKSCNYDRKSRRWVELLGPDAVCDCCDSTCGAAAPAGQSCSLHSLLTAGAAASYCLN from the exons ATGG CAGGGGGGTCTCCGGACCCGGGCCCCCCGCCGGgcccccctccttcccccccGCCGCCCTACCTCCGCCTCCCGGTCTTCCTGGACTCCGCTCAGCCGCTGGTGGAGAAGCGGTTCTTCTCTCCGGTCCAGGGAACCGGGTTCGAGCCCCTGCCGGAGCGCGTGCGGGCAGTCCTGCTGCCGGTGCGGGCAAACGGCGCTGCGCGGCGCCGTGCTGCGGGACACGGCGTGAGCACGTGGTGCGAGCCTGACAGGGTGCGCGTGCGGGTGGAGAGGCGCGTGCTGGGCAGCGAGTTGCAGCCGGGGGCGCTCACGCTGGGCGCGTGCACGGCCAGCAGCGCCACCGGAGAGCACCTGTTCTTCGACTATGACGTCAGCAGGGTGGGAACGCGGCGCACg ctgactgaggacCAGGTGGTCTACACCAACACGCTCCGGTACGACCCCCCAGTCCGCCACGGCCCCGTCCGGCGGGCCGCCCCCTTCACCGTGCCGGTGGCCTGCAAGTTCAACAG GTACCAGTACTCCTACAAGGTGGGCTACACCCCCAAGATCCGGCTCAACAAAGTCTTCAAGCAGATGCAGAACGGCGCCCGGTTCATCCTGACGCCCCGGAACG ccCGGTGGGAGCGGCTGTCTCCATCCCACCGCCACGTCCTCGGGAGGCCCATGTTCTTCCAGGCCGAGGCGGCGCCCCTCCCCCCCGGCCAGCGCCTCTACGTGCACTCCTGCTACGCCACGCCCGCCGCGTCGCACCGCGCAGCGCCGCAGTTCCCCGTGGTCACCAACTTCGG CTGCATGGCGGAAAGCAAAGATGGCCGCTCCAGGTTCTTTCGGCACGAGAACAACGTGGTCCGCTTCTCCGTGGACGCCTTCCTGTTCAAAGGCATGATGGGACAG CTCTACATGCACTGCACCATGTCTGTgggaagctccgccccctcgccCACCGCCAAGTCCTGCAACTACGACAGGAAGTCCAGACG ctgggtggagctgctcgGGCCCGACGCCGTGTGCGACTGCTGCGACTCCACCTGCGGCGCTGCTGCCCCCGCTGGTCAGTCCTGCTCACTGCACTCACTGCTCACAGCGGGAGCTGCAGCTAGTTACTGCCTCAACTAG
- the LOC115397351 gene encoding LOW QUALITY PROTEIN: Friend leukemia integration 1 transcription factor (The sequence of the model RefSeq protein was modified relative to this genomic sequence to represent the inferred CDS: deleted 1 base in 1 codon), with product MDCTIKEALSVVSEDQPLFEAPPPYAAAPLLHMKTEMTSPGGYGAPPKPDPEAPDVEWAGSAAQNSGKRGEHVNGTSRESPVDCSVAKRSRHTSGGGSGGDPMPYHTSYSDPRVSPQTPTPPTEEKRVIVPADPEVWTQDHVRQWLDWAIKEYVLEEVDAVLFQPLDGKALCKMTKDDMMRLTSAYNADILLSHLSYLRQSSPTFSYPTASNTTPPPPAPPPPPPPAPPRLQVKAESSFEEIGRRNSWSTNTMTGGPKGSSMEHQHGTRITESTSRVVPDPYQTLGPISSRLANPDGLGSAKTRTAKHGPYKLPDPGAHRPVGSGQIQLWQFLLELLSDSGNAAIITWEGSNGEFKMTDPDEVAKRWGERKSKPNMNYDKLSRALRYYYDKNIMTKVHGKRYAYKFDFQGISQAHQSHAADGGVAKYPGDMSYVQPYHSHQPKMNFMGGHPPPVPVSPGNFFAPPATYWNSPSNPMYPGSAMTRHPAAHCSYY from the exons GAAGCTCTGTCGGTGGTCAGCGAGGATCAGCCCCTCTtcgaagccccgcccccctacgccgccgcccccctcctgCACATGAAGACCGAGATGACGTCGCCCGGCGGCTACGGAGCCCCGCCCAAACCCGACCCCGAGGCCCCAGACGTGGAGTGGGCGGGGTCTGCCGCACAGAACTCTGGGAAAAGAGGGGAGCACGTCAATGGAACCAG CCGTGAGTCGCCGGTGGACTGCAGCGTCGCCAAGCGCTCCAGACAcaccagcggcggcggcagcggcggcgaccCCATGCCGTACCACACCTCGTACTCGGATCCCCGGGTCAGCCCGCAGACCCCGACCCCGCCCACCGAGGAGAAGAGGGTCATCGTGCCGGCAG acCCGGAGGTGTGGACGCAGGACCACGTGCGGCAGTGGCTGGACTGGGCCATCAAGGAGTAcgtcctggaggaggtggacgCCGTCCTGTTCCAGCCGCTGGACGGCAAGGCGCTCTGCAAGATGACCAAGGACGACATGATGCGGCTCACCTCGGCCTACAACGCCGACATCCTGCTGTCCCACCTCAGCTACCTCCGACAGA GTAGTCCGACGTTCTCGTACCCGACGGCCTCCaacaccaccccacccccacccgcccccccacccccacccccgcccgcTCCGCCCAGGCTGCAGGTGAAAGCAG AGAGCAGCTTCGAGGAGATCGGCCGCAGGAACAGCTGGTCCACCAACACCATGACCGGAGGACCCAAAG GTTCTTCCATGGAGCATCAGCACGGCACCAGGATCACAGAGTCCACGTCCAGAGTGGTTCCAG ACCCGTACCAGACGTTAGGACCAATCAGCAGCCGGCTGGCCAACCCAG ACGGCCTCGGCTCAGCCAAGACCCGAACGGCCAAACACGGCCCGTACAAGCTCCCCGACCCCGGCGCTCACCGGCCCGTCG GCTCGGGGCAGATCCAGCTGTGGCagttcctgctggagctgctgtcggaCAGCGGCAACGCGGCCATCATCACCTGGGAGGGCAGCAACGGCGAGTTCAAGATGACGGACCCGGACGAGGTGGCCAAGCGCTGGGGCGAGCGCAAGAGCAAGCCCAACATGAACTACGACAAGCTGAGCCGCGCGCTGCGCTACTACTACGACAAGAACATCATGACCAAGGTGCACGGCAAGCGCTACGCCTACAAGTTCGACTTCCAGGGCATCTCGCAGGCGCACCAGAGCCACGCCGCCGACGGGGGCGTGGCCAAGTACCCGGGCGACATGTCCTACGTGCAGCCGTACCACAGCCACCAGCCCAAAATGAACTTCATGGGGGGCCACCCGCCGCCCGTGCCCGTCTCCCCCGGGAACTTTTTCGCCCCCCCCGCC ACGTACTGGAACTCGCCGAGCAACCCCATGTACCCGGGGTCGGCCATGACGCGACACCCGGCCGCGCACTGCTCGTACtactga